The following proteins come from a genomic window of Trifolium pratense cultivar HEN17-A07 linkage group LG4, ARS_RC_1.1, whole genome shotgun sequence:
- the LOC123919971 gene encoding zinc finger CCCH domain-containing protein 24, producing MAASAKLTEVLQTLSAQDSTIESNPTVPQHAQIHELNDDVVTTEKRKREDADENADADGKPSLHPMWKTSLCSYFRKHASCSHGDTCRYAHSEEELRQRPDNTWDPTSERGKKALKTVTGEKIAVKDGVMMTELVGDDVDGEGGDDGFATNQALSKCLVHLPMKWSSENLRNFLNEQGIPFKHAKTKKGMAIGFVTFEDEEQLKSSSEALQGKQIGNKTLEVADVNPRSFEKISNANIPSSGTLGDVTNDDNLVVDGSESKKRSSREVVTPLAHLSYADQLEQKKYSLMQLLKKLPRNARKACPNGVPVPEWILKSREIGGLPCNLEGIIESPIVNGYRNKCEFSIGYSMEGKATVGFSLGNFREGVTAVEEPVDCPNISTIACKYAAIFQEFLQHTDLPVWNRFKNCGFWRQLTVREGRSNGNVVDGETFDGIAEVMLIVQVSTASFDDAQVDAEFKRLAQAFVTGATSHCPTLPLTALIVQDHQGISNVAPSDAPLHSLPIAAGDPERDVNISAADVRIHDYISSLRFSISPTSFFQVNTLAAEKLYSLAGDWACLGPDTLLFDVCCGTGAIGLTLAHRVGMVIGIEMNAAAVSDAHKNAENNGIKNCRFICSKAEQVMGSLLKEYLEVPKEQDDVPENNACPEPENGESASHRSENNNSEIENDVPTGSTSENGNTSMKQFKNVVAIVDPPRAGLHPTVLKALRTHTLLRRLVYISCNPESLVANAIELCTPSPTEIERGNKDNRGWRRMSSAGLARHRAKSMPISEAFKPVKAMAVDLFPHTPHCELVMLLER from the exons ATGGCGGCGAGTGCTAAACTAACTGAAGTCCTACAAACACTCAGCGCTCAGGATTCAACCATAGAATCAAATCCAACGGTTCCACAACACGCACAAATTCACGAACTAAACGACGACGTTGTAACGACTGAGAAACGGAAAAGAGAAGACGCCGACGAAAACGCCGACGCCGATGGAAAACCTTCTCTCCATCCGATGTGGAAGACTAGTCTCTGTTCTTACTTCAGGAAACATGCTTCATGTAGTCACGGTGATACTTGCCGTTACGCGCATAGCGAAGAGGAGCTCCGGCAACGTCCGGATAACACGTGGGACCCGACTTCGGAGCGAGGGAAAAAGGCATTGAAAACTGTGACAGGAGAGAAAATTGCTGTTAAAGACGGTGTTATGATGACGGAGCTTGTTGGTGATGACGTTGATGGTGAAGGTGGTGATGACGGTTTTGCAACTAACCAAGCGCTCAGTAAATGTTTAGTGCATTTGCCGATGAAATGGAGTTCTGAGAATTTGAGGAATTTCCTCAATGAGCAG GGTATACCTTTTAAGCATGCAAAGACAAAGAAAGGTATGGCAATTGGTTTCGTTActtttgaagatgaagaacaattGAAGAGTTCGTCTGAG GCTTTACAAGGAAAACAAATTGGTAACAAAACGTTAGAGGTAGCTGATGTTAATCCTCGATCATTTGAGAAGATAAGTAACGCTAACATTCCTTCAAGTGGGACATTGGGTGATGTCACAAATGATGATAATTTGGTAGTTGATGGTTCCGagtcaaaaaaaagaagctcACGTGAAGTTGTGACTCCTCTGGCGCATTTATCCTATGCTGATCAGTTGGAACAGAAAAAATACTCTCTCATGCAGCTTCTCAAAAAACTT CCTAGAAATGCTCGTAAAGCTTGTCCAAATGGTGTTCCAGTTCCTGAATGGATTCTCAAGTCTAGGGAAATAG GTGGTCTTCCATGCAATCTGGAGGGTATTATTGAATCACCAATTGTAAATGGATATCGTAATAAATGTGAATTTTCAATTGGATATTCTATGGAAGGCAAAGCAACAGTGGGCTTCAGCCTTGGAAATTTTAG gGAAGGTGTAACAGCAGTTGAAGAACCAGTAGACTGCCCAAATATTTCTACCATTGCGTGTAAATATGCTGCTATCTTCCAAGAATTTCTACAGCACACTGATTTACCAGTTTGGAACAGATTTAAAAACTGTGGATTTTGGCGTCAATTGACG GTTCGAGAAGGGAGGTCAAACGGGAATGTTGTTGATGGTGAAACTTTTGACGGTATTGCAGAAGTCATGCTTATTGTGCAG GTTTCTACTGCAAGTTTTGATGATGCACAAGTAGATGCTGAATTTAAGAGGCTTGCTCAGGCATTTGTTACAGGAGCTACCTCTCATTGTCCAACTTTACCCCTTACAGCTCTGATTGTTCAG GATCACCAAGGAATATCCAATGTAGCACCATCTGATGCACCATTGCATTCACTTCCCATAGCAGCTGGTGATCCTGAGAGGGATGTAAACATTAGTGCAGCAGATGTGAGAATCCATGATTATATTAGCAGTCTCCGGTTCTCTATATCTCCAACCTCATTTTTTCAG GTTAACACACTTGCTGCCGAGAAATTATACTCCCTTGCTGGAGATTGGGCATGCTTAGGTCCTGATACATTGCTATTCGATGTTTGCTGTGGGACTGGAGCAATTGGCTTGACATTAGCACATCGTGTTGGAATG GTGATTGGAATAGAAATGAACGCTGCTGCTGTATCTGATGCTCATAAGAATGCCGAGAATAATGGCATAAAAAACTGTAGATTTATTTGTTCAAAG GCAGAGCAAGTTATGGGATCTCTGTTAAAGGAATACCTTGAAGTGCCCAAGGAACAAGATGACGTTCCTGAAAACAATGCCTGCCCAGAACCCGAAAATGGTGAAAGCGCATCTCACCGTTCTGAAAATAACAATTCAGAAATTGAAAATGATGTTCCAACGGGTAGCACTTCTGAAAATGGGAATACTTCCATGAAACAGTTTAAAAATGTTGTTGCCATTGTTGATCCTCCTCGTGCTGGACTTCATCCAACT GTATTAAAAGCTTTAAGAACTCATACACTCCTGCGGAGGCTCGT TTATATATCATGTAATCCTGAAAGTTTGGTGGCAAATGCTATTGAGCTTTGTACGCCATCCCCAACAGAAATTGAGAGAGGAAATAAAGACAACAGAGGATGGAGACGGATGAGTAGTGCTGGTCTAGCTCGGCATAGGGCAAAGTCCATGCCCATTTCAGAAGCCTTCAAACCCGTAAAAGCCATGGCTGTTGATCTTTTTCCACATACTCCACATTGCGAATTGGTTATGCTCCTTGAGAGGTAG
- the LOC123919972 gene encoding serine/threonine-protein kinase GRIK1-like isoform X2: MLDKTLSYVRDILTCNCFGFLKKRNPRKVTPTIYNSNLSHELLLDTDFDDEDSFFNDEIINNTSGDDEEEQSRPKRSEEILVFRVENGMICRQFPVKETHKIDRTEDENGNKAVNEYVREYKIGSGSYGKVALYRSSIDGKHYAIKAFHKSHLLKLRVAPSETAMTDVLREVFIMKMLQHPNIVNLIEVIDDPESDNFYMVLEYVEDKWVCDGSGRACSLGEETARRYLRDIVSGLMYLHAHNIVHGDIKPDNLLITRHGTVKIGDFSVSQAFEDDNDMLRRSPGTPVFTAPECILDITYSGKAADTWAVGVTLYCMVLGDYPFLGDTLQDTYDRIVNTLIVLPNDLNPRLKNLIEGLLCKDPRQRMTLADVAADSWVIGKDGPIPEYFCWCKRKNSEKEDNDESTQDASLTYTD; this comes from the exons ATGTTAGATAAGACTCTTTCTTATGTGAGAGATATTTTGACCTGTAACTGCTTCGGGTTTTTGAAGAAACGGAACCCTCGAAAGGTTACGCCTACCATCTACAATAGTAATCTCTCTCATGAGCTGTTGTTAGATACTGattttgatgatgaagattCCTTCTTTAATGATGAGATTATTAACAACACTAGTGGAGATGATGAGGAGGAGCAAAGTCGTCCCAAGCGATCGGAggaaattttggtttttagagTAGAGAATGGTATGATCTGTAGACAATTTCCTGTTAAAGAAACTCACAAAATTGATCGCACAGAG GATGAGAATGGAAACAAGGCCGTAAATGAGTATGTTCGTGAGTATAAGATTGGTTCTGGTAGCTACGGGAAAGTG GCTCTTTATCGAAGCTCCATCGATGGAAAACATTATGCAATTAAG GCCTTTCATAAGTCTCATTTACTGAAGCTTCGAGTTGCACCCTCAGAAACGGCCATGACTGATGTTCTTCGTGAG GTTTTCATTATGAAAATGCTGCAACATCCTAATATAGTTAATCTCATTGAAGTGATTGATGACCCAGAATCGGATAATTTCTACATGG TACTTGAATATGTAGAAGACAAATGGGTTTGCGATGGTTCAGGTCGAGCTTGTAGCTTAGGTGAAGAGACTGCTAGGAGATACTTGCGTGACATAGTTTCTGGATTAATGTATCTCCATGCTCAT AATATAGTTCATGGGGATATCAAACCTGACAATCTGTTGATTACTCGTCATGGTACAGTGAAGATAGGGGATTTCAGTGTCAGCCAGGCTTTTGAG GATGATAATGATATGCTTCGACGATCACCTGGCACTCCTGTTTTCACTGCACCTGAATGTATTTTAG ATATTACTTACAGTGGTAAAGCCGCTGACACATGGGCTGTAGGAGTTACTTTATACTGTATGGTATTGGGTGATTACCCTTTTCTTGGTGACACACTTCAAGATACATATGACAGA ATAGTCAATACTCTGATAGTACTCCCAAATGATCTGAATCCGCGGTTGAAGAACTTGATAGAAGGACTACTTTGCAAAG ACCCAAGACAAAGGATGACGTTGGCTGATGTTGCGGCTGATAGCTGGGTTATTGGAAAAGATGGGCCGATTCCTGAGTACTTTTGTTGGTGCAAAAGGAAGAACTCGGAGAAGGAAGACAATGATGAGAGCACGCAGGATGCTTCCCTTACCTATACTGACTGA
- the LOC123919972 gene encoding serine/threonine-protein kinase GRIK1-like isoform X1, translating to MLDKTLSYVRDILTCNCFGFLKKRNPRKVTPTIYNSNLSHELLLDTDFDDEDSFFNDEIINNTSGDDEEEQSRPKRSEEILVFRVENGMICRQFPVKETHKIDRTEDENGNKAVNEYVREYKIGSGSYGKVVSIVFSILSLKENSFPDPLSMNVWQALYRSSIDGKHYAIKAFHKSHLLKLRVAPSETAMTDVLREVFIMKMLQHPNIVNLIEVIDDPESDNFYMVLEYVEDKWVCDGSGRACSLGEETARRYLRDIVSGLMYLHAHNIVHGDIKPDNLLITRHGTVKIGDFSVSQAFEDDNDMLRRSPGTPVFTAPECILDITYSGKAADTWAVGVTLYCMVLGDYPFLGDTLQDTYDRIVNTLIVLPNDLNPRLKNLIEGLLCKDPRQRMTLADVAADSWVIGKDGPIPEYFCWCKRKNSEKEDNDESTQDASLTYTD from the exons ATGTTAGATAAGACTCTTTCTTATGTGAGAGATATTTTGACCTGTAACTGCTTCGGGTTTTTGAAGAAACGGAACCCTCGAAAGGTTACGCCTACCATCTACAATAGTAATCTCTCTCATGAGCTGTTGTTAGATACTGattttgatgatgaagattCCTTCTTTAATGATGAGATTATTAACAACACTAGTGGAGATGATGAGGAGGAGCAAAGTCGTCCCAAGCGATCGGAggaaattttggtttttagagTAGAGAATGGTATGATCTGTAGACAATTTCCTGTTAAAGAAACTCACAAAATTGATCGCACAGAG GATGAGAATGGAAACAAGGCCGTAAATGAGTATGTTCGTGAGTATAAGATTGGTTCTGGTAGCTACGGGAAAGTGGTAAGCATAGTATTTAGTATACTGTCTCTCAAGGAAAACAGTTTTCCTGACCCTCTTTCCATGAATGTTTGGCAGGCTCTTTATCGAAGCTCCATCGATGGAAAACATTATGCAATTAAG GCCTTTCATAAGTCTCATTTACTGAAGCTTCGAGTTGCACCCTCAGAAACGGCCATGACTGATGTTCTTCGTGAG GTTTTCATTATGAAAATGCTGCAACATCCTAATATAGTTAATCTCATTGAAGTGATTGATGACCCAGAATCGGATAATTTCTACATGG TACTTGAATATGTAGAAGACAAATGGGTTTGCGATGGTTCAGGTCGAGCTTGTAGCTTAGGTGAAGAGACTGCTAGGAGATACTTGCGTGACATAGTTTCTGGATTAATGTATCTCCATGCTCAT AATATAGTTCATGGGGATATCAAACCTGACAATCTGTTGATTACTCGTCATGGTACAGTGAAGATAGGGGATTTCAGTGTCAGCCAGGCTTTTGAG GATGATAATGATATGCTTCGACGATCACCTGGCACTCCTGTTTTCACTGCACCTGAATGTATTTTAG ATATTACTTACAGTGGTAAAGCCGCTGACACATGGGCTGTAGGAGTTACTTTATACTGTATGGTATTGGGTGATTACCCTTTTCTTGGTGACACACTTCAAGATACATATGACAGA ATAGTCAATACTCTGATAGTACTCCCAAATGATCTGAATCCGCGGTTGAAGAACTTGATAGAAGGACTACTTTGCAAAG ACCCAAGACAAAGGATGACGTTGGCTGATGTTGCGGCTGATAGCTGGGTTATTGGAAAAGATGGGCCGATTCCTGAGTACTTTTGTTGGTGCAAAAGGAAGAACTCGGAGAAGGAAGACAATGATGAGAGCACGCAGGATGCTTCCCTTACCTATACTGACTGA